Below is a window of Trichosurus vulpecula isolate mTriVul1 chromosome 4, mTriVul1.pri, whole genome shotgun sequence DNA.
TGGAGATAAACCAATCCTATCATAATATTAATTCATGTACTTAATGAAATTATCATAAACTCTGTGTATGAGTTATTGAACTTAGAGAAATACATAGACACAGCATTACTTCTTGCAATTGttgtaaattggaaaaaaattaaatagtcgtCAACCCTCATATAATAGTACTCTATTAAATGAGATTACATAGCtaaaaaacaactttggaaaacttaaagcattatataaatgttagctattatctcTTTTTGTGTTTCCTGCTATTTGTCTCTTCCATAGCATGTCTCTGCCTATGCTACTTTTGGTTTTTCTCTGCATTTGCTTCTCACATATTTTTACAGATCTCAAAACATCTGTCCTCTCCAATTTTTATATGACATTATTGGAAAATTATATCAGCTTTGTGTCTCACTGTTGATTTGTTTTCTGTCTATTCTTTCTTGTTCCTGGACTTTCTTTTCCTCCAactttgagttttgtttttgtcactATAGTTGATTCCCCATGCCGTGCTTGGTTGAGCAGAATGACTTTCTGACATTTCCTAGGGTCTGATTGTTGTCATTTGTTTCTTCATCAAAAGTTTATGGGTCAATTGACTCTTCATTTTCTGTACTGATGAGAACCCTGGGTCATCATTGAGTGGAAAAGGAAACAACTGTCAGCCTCAATGTTGTTCTCAACATTTATAAGCACATTCAGGTTTACCAAGTACTTTTATATCAATCATCTTCTGTGAGATTCAGAAAACATATGAATTAAGCATTATAGTATTATCaacttttttacaaatgaggaaactgaggctaatagacAATAAGTAGCTTGCCCAAAAACAATCAGCTAAAATGTACAGAGGCAAAATAAAGCCAACGTGATATTagctgtgtggcacagtggatagatttctGGAAGTGGGAtgtggaagacctgaattcaagtcctaacACTGTGACCTTAGCCAATTCACTTAGACGTGCTGACCTTCAGTTTCCCAGTCTTTAAAATGTATGTAATAGCTTTTCTCTTTTGCAGCGGCCTGCAGCATGCCTTCCCGACTAAGGAAGACGCGGAAGCTCCGCGGACACGTCAGCCATGGCCACGGGCGCATGGGCAAGCACCGGAAGCACCCCGGAGGCCGGGGGAATGCAGGAGGGCTGCACCATCACCGGATCAACTTCGACAAATATCATCCAGGTTACTTCGGGAAAGTGGGTATGAGGCATTACCACTTGAAGAAGAACCAAAGCTACTGCCCAACTGTCAACCTTGATAAGCTGTGGACGCTAGTCAGTGAGCAGACCAGGATTAATGCTGCCAAAAACAAGGAGGGGCTTGCCCCTATCATTGATGTTGTACGGTCGGGCTATTACAAAGTTCTAGGAAAAGGGAAACTCCCCAAGCAGCCAGTCATCGTGAAGGCAAAGTTCTTCAGCAGAAGAGCAGAGGAAAAAATCAAGGGTGTTGGTGGAGCCTGTGTCCTTGTGGCATAAAAATCTAATgttatcaaataaaacaaattctttattaaaaaaaatgtatgtaataatagcatctacttctctgaattttttctgAGGAACAAATGACATAGCATAAGtcaagaa
It encodes the following:
- the LOC118848004 gene encoding 60S ribosomal protein L27a-like, coding for MPSRLRKTRKLRGHVSHGHGRMGKHRKHPGGRGNAGGLHHHRINFDKYHPGYFGKVGMRHYHLKKNQSYCPTVNLDKLWTLVSEQTRINAAKNKEGLAPIIDVVRSGYYKVLGKGKLPKQPVIVKAKFFSRRAEEKIKGVGGACVLVA